Proteins encoded within one genomic window of Dyadobacter chenhuakuii:
- a CDS encoding glycosyltransferase family 2 protein has translation MSQIPQISIVAPLYNESESFPMLIQRINALMDSSPLSIEVVLIDDGSKDDTALRIRQLALTDERYHGVFLSRNHGHQLALTAGIAAARGSEALFVIDGDLQDPPELLPDFYKLLKEGNDVVYAVRKKRKEGFVKKMGYHFFYRILRSISYVEIPLDSGDFALISRRVVDVLNKMPEESRYLRGMRSWIGFKQVGFEYERDARAAGESKYSFKQLFQLAYNGIFNFSEFPIKFMSRVGVIAILISLFYFIVVVVKKMFFAQVIEGFTSLLFVIILFSGVQLLALGIIGEYVLRIFFQSKNRPLFIIKEEIVNREYI, from the coding sequence ATGTCTCAAATCCCTCAGATATCCATTGTCGCGCCGCTTTATAATGAGTCCGAGTCATTTCCCATGCTCATTCAGCGAATCAATGCATTGATGGATTCCAGTCCGCTTTCTATTGAAGTTGTGCTTATCGACGACGGAAGTAAAGATGATACAGCATTAAGAATCAGGCAGCTGGCACTTACGGACGAACGTTATCATGGTGTATTTTTATCGCGAAACCATGGTCACCAGCTCGCATTAACAGCCGGAATTGCAGCAGCCCGTGGAAGTGAGGCGCTTTTCGTCATTGATGGCGATTTGCAGGATCCGCCCGAATTGCTTCCGGATTTTTATAAATTACTGAAAGAAGGGAATGATGTGGTTTACGCGGTCCGTAAAAAGCGTAAGGAAGGTTTTGTGAAAAAAATGGGCTATCATTTCTTCTACCGCATTCTACGTTCTATTTCATATGTGGAGATCCCGCTGGACAGCGGTGATTTCGCGCTGATAAGCCGCCGGGTTGTGGATGTGCTGAATAAAATGCCCGAAGAAAGCCGTTATTTGAGGGGAATGCGCTCCTGGATCGGTTTCAAACAGGTTGGTTTTGAGTATGAAAGAGATGCAAGGGCTGCGGGGGAATCCAAATATTCGTTCAAGCAATTATTCCAGCTTGCTTACAACGGGATTTTCAATTTTAGTGAATTTCCGATCAAATTCATGAGTAGAGTAGGGGTGATTGCCATCCTTATTTCCTTGTTTTATTTCATTGTTGTCGTGGTTAAAAAGATGTTTTTTGCCCAGGTTATCGAGGGTTTTACGTCTTTGTTGTTTGTGATTATCCTGTTCAGCGGCGTGCAGTTACTGGCGCTGGGCATCATTGGAGAATACGTTCTCCGCATATTTTTTCAGTCCAAAAATCGCCCTTTGTTTATTATTAAAGAGGAGATAGTCAACCGAGAGTACATTTGA
- a CDS encoding DUF6056 family protein encodes MNRFYRKYRIVGNWINILLMVTVLAPLFALSYFNHPSPADDYCYIDTVFKFGWFEAMNYYYSGWTGRYFGIFLNHSNPLLFHWINGFKILPVILLSGVVFALYSLFRHLTPTLSRMAHLGFAGVVFFLYILKIASMSEAFYWMAAFVTYTIPNIFTLLWIVLVLRWYRQDTQTAKVILSSLAGFLVFAIVGSSETNLLIIVLLIGAWWVYRILFHRKVDGFMIAMLAVCAVSCYLYFSSPGNQARIGGNPLGGNIPFSVISSFKKLAVLSFDWIFRTPLIFFSLAWLVVLSRLSAGARNYFSIPVWYAVLLFIGVLSAQLFPSYYGVGIEPTPRVINCVYFFFLIGWFYVIGVVFHYFKKSTTSPFQFSMVRYGILYAVLTLSISLSFYRSANVRLMYSDLINGKAAAFDKEMYARYDMLRSSKESTVYLPPIHSKPFSIFVDDDIKDNPDHWWNKCMAGYFGRKVIIMKDSQGEQQ; translated from the coding sequence ATGAATAGATTTTATCGAAAATATCGGATCGTAGGCAACTGGATCAACATTTTACTGATGGTCACAGTCCTGGCTCCGTTATTCGCGCTCTCTTATTTTAATCACCCTTCCCCGGCCGACGATTATTGTTACATTGATACGGTGTTCAAGTTCGGATGGTTCGAAGCCATGAATTACTACTATTCGGGCTGGACGGGCCGTTATTTCGGGATTTTTCTGAACCATTCCAATCCGCTTCTTTTTCACTGGATCAATGGTTTCAAGATTTTGCCGGTTATCCTGCTATCGGGAGTTGTTTTCGCCCTTTACAGTCTTTTCAGGCATCTTACGCCCACATTATCACGCATGGCGCATTTAGGGTTTGCCGGGGTTGTTTTCTTCCTGTATATCCTTAAAATCGCCAGCATGTCCGAGGCTTTCTACTGGATGGCGGCGTTTGTGACTTATACGATTCCAAACATTTTTACATTGCTATGGATCGTGCTCGTGCTGCGTTGGTATCGCCAGGACACGCAGACGGCAAAGGTTATTTTAAGCAGTCTGGCAGGATTTCTGGTTTTTGCCATCGTTGGAAGCAGCGAAACCAACCTGCTCATCATTGTGCTGCTCATTGGCGCGTGGTGGGTTTACCGCATTCTTTTTCACAGGAAAGTGGATGGTTTTATGATCGCAATGCTGGCTGTCTGTGCGGTTTCCTGTTACTTGTATTTTAGCTCACCGGGCAACCAGGCGCGCATCGGCGGCAATCCATTGGGTGGGAATATTCCGTTTTCGGTTATTTCATCATTCAAAAAGCTTGCTGTACTGAGCTTCGACTGGATATTCCGTACACCGCTGATCTTCTTCTCATTGGCATGGCTGGTTGTCCTTTCCAGGCTTTCGGCCGGGGCCAGGAATTACTTTTCGATCCCGGTCTGGTATGCAGTGCTTTTGTTCATTGGTGTCCTATCGGCCCAGCTTTTTCCTTCTTATTATGGGGTAGGAATTGAGCCGACGCCGCGTGTGATCAATTGTGTTTATTTCTTTTTCCTGATCGGCTGGTTTTATGTGATCGGGGTGGTTTTCCATTATTTCAAAAAAAGCACTACCAGTCCATTCCAATTCTCAATGGTTCGATACGGCATACTTTACGCAGTTTTGACGCTGTCTATAAGCCTGTCATTTTACCGCAGCGCCAATGTTCGTTTAATGTATTCAGATCTGATAAATGGGAAAGCAGCAGCATTTGATAAAGAAATGTATGCGCGCTATGATATGTTGCGCAGCTCCAAGGAAAGCACCGTTTATCTGCCGCCGATCCATTCTAAGCCATTCTCAATTTTTGTAGACGACGACATCAAGGACAATCCCGACCATTGGTGGAACAAATGCATGGCCGGATATTTCGGCAGGAAAGTAATTATCATGAAAGATTCGCAAGGTGAACAGCAATAA
- a CDS encoding glycosyltransferase family 2 protein: protein MNPARLLLVIPCYNEEAILHLTYSKLSVYYNSLKQQGLITEDSRICFVNDGSRDKTWNIIESLCQQDPNVIGVGLSRNFGHQSAIMAGLEKNIDNFDCFITIDADLQDDMNAIAAMVEKHRDGAMVVYGVRGDRSSDSWFKRVTAESFYVLMQKMGVPVVFNHADFRLMDRRVLQELGNFKEINMFLRGIVPLVGFRNDKVYYNRLEREAGETKYPLSKMLLFAWNGITSFSTFPMRLVLYFGVFNFMVAMIIVAYILFSYLVGYTVPGWTSTMLPLTFFSGSNMMALGLIGEYIGKIYEEVKGRPRYIIEKTLNE, encoded by the coding sequence ATGAATCCAGCGCGTTTACTTCTGGTAATTCCATGCTACAACGAAGAGGCGATATTACATCTGACCTATTCCAAACTGAGCGTTTACTACAACTCGCTCAAACAGCAGGGCCTTATTACAGAAGACAGCCGCATTTGTTTTGTGAATGATGGAAGCCGGGATAAAACCTGGAACATTATAGAATCCCTTTGCCAGCAGGACCCCAACGTTATCGGCGTAGGACTATCCCGGAATTTCGGCCACCAAAGCGCGATTATGGCCGGTTTGGAAAAAAATATCGACAATTTCGACTGCTTCATCACCATCGATGCCGACTTGCAGGACGATATGAACGCCATTGCAGCCATGGTAGAAAAGCACCGGGACGGCGCAATGGTGGTTTACGGGGTAAGAGGGGACAGAAGCTCCGACAGCTGGTTCAAGCGTGTTACTGCGGAAAGTTTTTATGTATTAATGCAAAAAATGGGCGTTCCGGTTGTTTTCAATCATGCCGATTTCCGGTTAATGGATCGCCGGGTTTTGCAGGAGCTGGGTAATTTTAAAGAAATTAATATGTTTCTGCGCGGCATTGTGCCGTTGGTGGGTTTCCGGAATGATAAGGTTTACTATAACCGACTGGAACGTGAAGCCGGAGAAACGAAATATCCGCTGAGCAAAATGTTGCTTTTTGCGTGGAATGGCATTACGTCTTTTTCCACCTTCCCGATGCGCCTCGTTTTGTATTTCGGCGTTTTCAATTTTATGGTCGCAATGATCATTGTGGCTTATATCCTTTTCTCTTATCTGGTCGGTTACACGGTTCCCGGCTGGACGTCCACCATGTTGCCGCTCACGTTTTTCAGTGGTTCCAACATGATGGCGCTGGGGTTGATCGGAGAATATATTGGCAAGATTTACGAAGAAGTAAAAGGCCGTCCTCGTTACATCATTGAAAAAACTTTAAATGAATAG
- a CDS encoding DMT family transporter, which produces MFSPTALRSYLHLHFLVLIWGFTAIVGLMVTISPVSLVFYRTLFAAVGLGVIIFFKQKQFKADSRDMIRMLLVGFILSAHWMLFFASARVSTASVCLAGMATTSLWTSLIEPLVNKRSVRPLEVGLGILAFAGLYVVFKFEFDHALGLALALASALLAAMFTVANSRLVQRIDAYIITFYEMIGATVFSLFFVMIFEWQGWSNGEPYIPVAKDWIWILFLAFICTVYASTMATQLMKQFSAYLINLTINLEPVYGIALAFFFFGEKERMTSEFYMGTLLILLAVLLYPMLINTVLGKKGGEVRK; this is translated from the coding sequence ATGTTTTCACCCACGGCGCTGCGTTCGTATCTGCATCTTCATTTTCTGGTCCTGATCTGGGGTTTCACGGCCATTGTGGGACTTATGGTTACCATTTCACCTGTTTCCCTGGTTTTCTACCGGACCTTGTTTGCGGCGGTTGGGCTGGGGGTTATCATTTTCTTTAAGCAAAAGCAATTCAAAGCCGACAGCAGGGACATGATCCGGATGTTGTTGGTTGGTTTCATTTTATCCGCGCATTGGATGCTGTTTTTCGCCTCGGCGCGTGTTTCCACGGCTTCGGTTTGTCTGGCAGGAATGGCCACCACATCATTATGGACGAGCTTAATTGAGCCTTTGGTCAATAAAAGAAGCGTTCGGCCGCTCGAAGTAGGGCTGGGGATTCTGGCGTTCGCGGGTTTATATGTGGTTTTCAAATTTGAATTCGACCATGCGCTGGGATTGGCACTCGCGCTGGCTTCCGCCTTGCTGGCCGCCATGTTCACCGTTGCCAACAGCAGGCTTGTGCAACGCATTGATGCTTACATCATTACATTTTATGAAATGATCGGAGCAACGGTTTTCTCATTGTTTTTTGTAATGATATTCGAGTGGCAGGGCTGGTCCAACGGCGAACCTTACATTCCGGTTGCGAAAGATTGGATCTGGATCTTGTTCCTGGCGTTCATATGCACGGTTTACGCGAGCACGATGGCCACGCAGCTGATGAAGCAATTTTCGGCTTATCTCATCAATCTGACCATTAATCTGGAACCGGTTTATGGCATTGCACTGGCTTTTTTCTTTTTTGGAGAGAAAGAGCGCATGACTTCCGAATTTTACATGGGCACATTGCTGATATTACTCGCCGTGCTGCTTTACCCGATGCTGATTAATACGGTTTTAGGTAAAAAAGGCGGGGAAGTCAGGAAATAA
- a CDS encoding LptF/LptG family permease, with product MKILDRYLIKNFLITYVFVAFVIVLIICMIDYTEKVDDFLEKKAPLNEIIVDYYFNLIPYWINYISPLMVFIATVFFTSRIAARTEIIAMLSSGISFGRMLLPYMIGATVLGCLTFVQVGWILPKANKVRNSFEKTYVKQEFYFSGHNVHITIAPDVYAYLESYNTMTKTGNKFTMETIKGNKLLQKFYADKIVWQPKKGKWTLQNYQVRTLDSLGEKLRAGAEIDTTINLSPKDFESDYNLFETFTLPELNAYIDLLKSRGADGLEVYLIEKYIRFTQPFAILILTAIGVIVSARKSRRGVGWQIALGFMLAFIYILFFLLSKGVAEAGTINTLFAVWLPNIVFSCIGLILYKTLPR from the coding sequence TTGAAAATACTGGATCGTTATCTGATCAAAAATTTCCTGATAACATACGTTTTCGTTGCATTCGTGATCGTGCTTATCATTTGCATGATCGATTACACGGAAAAGGTGGATGACTTTCTGGAAAAAAAGGCGCCGCTCAACGAGATCATCGTTGATTATTACTTCAACCTCATTCCTTACTGGATCAATTACATCAGTCCGCTGATGGTTTTTATTGCTACGGTTTTTTTTACTTCCCGGATTGCGGCCCGCACGGAGATCATAGCCATGCTCAGCAGCGGGATCAGCTTCGGGCGGATGCTTTTGCCTTACATGATCGGCGCAACGGTTTTAGGATGTCTCACATTCGTTCAGGTAGGCTGGATTTTGCCTAAAGCGAATAAGGTCCGTAACAGCTTTGAGAAGACTTATGTGAAGCAGGAATTCTATTTCAGCGGCCATAATGTGCACATTACCATCGCCCCGGATGTGTATGCTTACCTGGAAAGCTATAATACGATGACCAAGACCGGGAATAAATTCACGATGGAAACGATAAAGGGCAATAAGCTTTTGCAGAAATTCTACGCGGATAAAATCGTTTGGCAGCCCAAAAAAGGCAAATGGACTTTGCAAAATTACCAGGTCCGGACATTGGATAGCCTAGGTGAAAAGCTGCGTGCGGGCGCAGAAATTGACACTACGATCAATTTATCCCCCAAAGATTTTGAAAGCGATTATAACCTTTTTGAAACATTCACCTTACCCGAGCTGAATGCATACATTGACCTCCTCAAAAGTCGCGGTGCGGATGGTCTGGAAGTTTATTTAATTGAAAAATACATTCGGTTTACCCAACCTTTCGCCATTCTGATCCTTACCGCAATCGGCGTCATAGTGTCCGCCAGGAAAAGCCGGCGAGGCGTGGGCTGGCAGATTGCGCTCGGGTTTATGCTGGCATTTATTTACATATTATTTTTTCTTTTGTCAAAAGGTGTGGCGGAGGCGGGCACGATCAACACATTGTTTGCGGTTTGGCTGCCCAACATTGTTTTTTCATGCATAGGGCTGATTTTGTATAAAACATTGCCCCGTTAA
- a CDS encoding metal-dependent transcriptional regulator, whose product MQNSFTEENYLKIIHSLSGREGVEVSTNALAESTSTRAASVTDMLRKLAEKGLIHYKKYQGVRLTDSGEKVAIKVIRKHRLWEVFLVEKLGFGWDEVHDIAEELEHIPSEILVEKLDTFLGHPRFDPHGDPIPDAKGNLTEPDYTILTDIQVGEKVLMMGVLDHAPSFLQHLDRSGITLGAVIEVKEINEYDKSASVQINGGQTLFISLEVSKNLLVQRR is encoded by the coding sequence ATGCAAAACTCCTTCACAGAAGAAAATTATTTAAAGATCATTCACTCACTTTCCGGCCGGGAGGGCGTGGAGGTCAGTACGAATGCGCTGGCAGAAAGCACATCCACCCGCGCCGCTTCCGTGACAGATATGTTACGTAAACTGGCGGAAAAAGGATTAATCCATTATAAAAAATACCAGGGCGTAAGGCTTACGGACAGCGGCGAGAAGGTTGCGATCAAGGTGATCCGCAAGCATCGGCTATGGGAAGTATTTTTGGTTGAGAAATTGGGCTTTGGCTGGGATGAGGTGCACGACATTGCGGAAGAATTGGAACATATCCCATCTGAGATCCTGGTCGAGAAACTTGACACATTTCTGGGTCACCCCAGATTTGACCCCCACGGCGACCCGATCCCCGACGCCAAAGGCAACCTGACCGAGCCGGATTATACCATATTGACGGACATTCAGGTGGGTGAAAAAGTGTTGATGATGGGAGTGCTGGATCACGCACCTTCCTTTTTGCAGCATCTGGATCGGTCCGGGATTACTTTGGGCGCTGTTATAGAAGTGAAAGAAATTAATGAATATGATAAATCAGCTTCTGTACAAATAAACGGCGGTCAGACGTTGTTTATCAGTCTCGAGGTGTCCAAAAATTTACTGGTTCAGCGCCGATGA
- a CDS encoding Nramp family divalent metal transporter: MLDSLKIKETSRNVTPGEGGRLASLSEVHSSITVPEGAGFWRKLMAFTGPGLMVAVGYIDPGNWATDIEGGSRFGYTLLSVILISNLFAMLLQHLSLKLGIASGRDLAQACRDYYSRPVSFVLWILSEIAIAATDLAEVIGSAIALNLLFGLPLPVGVVFTALDVLLVLYFQQKGFRIIESIVAGLMGIILLSFIYEMILSQPSIAGIVDGLIPRTQIVTDSGMLYIAIGILGATVMPHNLYLHSSIVQTRAYNRNDEGKKSAIRFATIDSTVSLALAFFINASILILAATAFHANGHFEIADITDAYHLLDPVLGVGLAGIFFALALLASGQSSTLTGTLAGQIVMEGFLNIRLKPWLRRLITRGIAIIPALIVSSLYGEKGTADLLVFSQVILSLQLSFAVVPLVFFTSNSNIMGRFANSRFLTVLACVITLIIISLNLFLLWKTFF, from the coding sequence ATGCTTGATAGTTTGAAAATCAAAGAAACCTCGCGTAATGTAACACCCGGTGAAGGTGGAAGACTTGCTTCTTTATCGGAGGTGCATTCATCCATAACAGTTCCGGAAGGCGCGGGATTTTGGCGGAAACTAATGGCCTTTACTGGCCCCGGACTCATGGTCGCCGTGGGTTATATCGATCCGGGAAACTGGGCAACGGACATTGAAGGCGGTTCGCGGTTTGGCTACACATTGTTATCTGTAATCCTGATTTCCAACCTTTTTGCGATGCTTTTGCAGCATCTTTCGCTCAAATTAGGGATTGCATCTGGACGCGACCTGGCACAAGCCTGCCGCGATTACTATTCCAGGCCGGTTTCATTTGTGCTCTGGATACTTTCTGAAATTGCCATTGCCGCCACTGACCTTGCCGAAGTCATCGGTTCAGCCATTGCACTAAACCTGCTTTTTGGGCTTCCATTGCCCGTAGGCGTGGTTTTTACGGCGCTGGATGTGCTGCTGGTTCTTTATTTTCAACAAAAAGGCTTTCGGATTATTGAGAGTATCGTCGCTGGTTTAATGGGCATTATCCTCCTGAGCTTTATCTATGAAATGATCTTATCCCAGCCTTCTATCGCCGGAATCGTCGATGGTTTGATCCCAAGAACACAAATCGTGACCGACTCGGGAATGCTGTACATTGCGATCGGGATTTTGGGCGCTACTGTGATGCCGCATAACCTTTACTTGCATTCCAGCATTGTCCAGACCAGGGCGTATAACAGGAATGACGAAGGCAAAAAATCAGCCATACGCTTCGCAACCATCGATTCCACGGTTTCCCTGGCGCTTGCATTCTTCATTAATGCCTCCATCCTGATCCTCGCCGCAACCGCTTTTCACGCAAACGGACACTTTGAAATTGCAGACATTACGGACGCCTATCACCTGCTGGATCCGGTTTTGGGCGTAGGCCTGGCTGGTATATTTTTCGCGCTGGCATTACTTGCTTCCGGGCAAAGTTCTACATTAACAGGCACATTGGCCGGGCAGATCGTGATGGAGGGTTTTTTAAATATCCGTCTTAAACCCTGGCTGCGCAGGCTCATAACCCGGGGCATTGCCATCATTCCGGCACTGATCGTTTCATCATTATATGGCGAGAAAGGAACGGCGGACCTGCTCGTTTTCAGTCAGGTGATTTTGTCGTTGCAACTGAGCTTTGCTGTGGTGCCGCTGGTGTTCTTCACGTCCAACAGCAACATCATGGGACGCTTCGCCAATTCGCGATTTCTGACCGTTCTGGCCTGCGTAATCACCCTGATTATTATTAGTTTGAACCTCTTTTTGCTTTGGAAAACCTTCTTTTGA
- a CDS encoding KUP/HAK/KT family potassium transporter — protein sequence MESKHKLNKITAAGVLVAFGIIYGDIGTSPLYVMQAIILNEVITEEIIYGAISCIFWTLTLQTTVKYVILILRADNKGEGGIFALYALVRKHAKWLTVPAVIGGSTLLADGIITPPISVSSAVEGLQLIYPNIQTIPIVISILTLIFVIQAFGTKVVGRAFGPIMVTWFVMLGVLGLHQIMEHPEILKALNPVYGYDLITKHPGGFWILGAVFLCTTGAEALYSDLGHCGRENIRVSWIFVKICLLLNYFGQGAWLLTEMGNLLEARKPFYEIMPEWWLLPGVVIATLAAIIASQAVITGSFTLISEAIRLNFWPKVRLIYPSDQKGQLYVPSINWLLWLGCCGVVLYFGKSSNMEAAYGLAITLTMIMTTILFSYYLYIKRVNLWIVIAFMLFYLFIEGMFLGANLLKFTHGGWFTILVGTVVAGLMTIWLKAFYIKLRLTEYTKLEKYLPALHELSRDISIPKYTTHLVFMTNASRATEIETKVIYSIFQKRPKRADVYWFIHVDITDDPYTMEYKVLSDDDNNDNVIKINFRLGFRVDQRINMFFRKVVEDMVMNKEVDITSRYESLSRQNITGDFRFVVLERFLSFENDLPLFEQLVMKTYFFVKDFTTSEDKWFGLDSSSVKIEKVPLIIRPVENVKLRRVFN from the coding sequence ATGGAATCAAAGCATAAATTGAACAAGATTACGGCAGCCGGTGTACTGGTTGCATTCGGGATTATTTATGGCGATATAGGCACTTCGCCCCTGTACGTAATGCAGGCGATCATCCTGAATGAAGTCATTACCGAAGAAATCATTTATGGCGCCATTTCCTGTATTTTCTGGACACTTACTTTACAGACAACCGTCAAATATGTAATCCTTATCCTGCGAGCTGATAATAAGGGAGAAGGCGGGATTTTCGCCCTCTATGCGCTTGTTCGCAAGCACGCCAAATGGCTCACGGTCCCTGCCGTGATCGGCGGCAGTACACTGCTTGCAGACGGGATCATTACCCCACCCATTTCCGTATCATCTGCCGTTGAAGGTTTGCAGCTTATTTATCCCAACATTCAGACTATACCCATCGTAATCAGTATCCTAACGCTGATTTTTGTCATTCAGGCATTTGGAACAAAGGTTGTGGGGCGTGCTTTTGGCCCTATTATGGTCACCTGGTTTGTGATGCTGGGCGTGCTTGGTCTCCACCAGATCATGGAACATCCGGAAATCTTAAAAGCGCTAAATCCTGTCTACGGCTACGACCTGATCACCAAACATCCAGGCGGTTTTTGGATCCTGGGAGCTGTTTTTCTTTGTACAACAGGAGCCGAAGCATTGTATTCGGATCTCGGACATTGCGGCCGGGAGAACATCCGGGTTAGCTGGATTTTTGTAAAAATATGCTTGTTACTCAATTATTTCGGCCAGGGAGCATGGCTTCTTACCGAAATGGGCAATCTTTTGGAAGCACGCAAGCCATTCTATGAAATCATGCCCGAATGGTGGTTGCTGCCCGGCGTTGTGATAGCAACATTGGCAGCGATTATCGCCAGCCAGGCTGTTATAACCGGCTCATTTACCTTAATCTCTGAAGCAATACGCCTGAATTTCTGGCCAAAAGTGCGCTTAATTTATCCAAGCGATCAGAAAGGACAACTCTACGTGCCAAGTATCAACTGGCTGCTTTGGCTGGGCTGCTGCGGTGTAGTTTTATATTTTGGAAAATCATCCAATATGGAGGCTGCGTATGGTCTGGCCATTACGCTGACGATGATCATGACGACCATTCTCTTCTCTTATTATCTGTATATCAAACGGGTAAATCTCTGGATCGTGATCGCCTTCATGCTTTTCTATTTATTTATCGAAGGCATGTTCCTGGGCGCTAACCTGCTGAAATTCACGCACGGAGGGTGGTTTACGATTCTCGTCGGAACAGTGGTTGCTGGTTTGATGACGATCTGGCTTAAAGCCTTCTACATTAAGCTGCGTTTGACGGAATACACGAAACTGGAAAAATATTTACCGGCCCTGCACGAGCTCAGCCGCGACATCAGTATCCCCAAATACACGACGCACCTGGTGTTCATGACCAATGCTTCCCGGGCTACGGAGATCGAGACAAAAGTGATTTATTCCATATTCCAAAAACGGCCGAAACGTGCTGACGTTTACTGGTTTATCCACGTTGACATTACAGATGATCCGTACACAATGGAATACAAGGTGTTGTCCGACGACGATAACAATGATAATGTAATCAAGATCAATTTCCGTCTGGGCTTCCGGGTGGATCAGCGGATCAATATGTTCTTCAGGAAAGTGGTGGAAGATATGGTAATGAACAAGGAAGTGGACATTACCAGCCGATACGAATCCCTTAGCAGACAGAACATTACGGGTGATTTCCGTTTTGTTGTGCTGGAAAGGTTCCTGTCATTTGAAAACGACCTGCCGCTGTTTGAACAGCTCGTGATGAAGACTTATTTCTTTGTTAAAGACTTCACCACGTCTGAGGACAAGTGGTTTGGACTGGACAGCAGCTCGGTGAAAATCGAGAAAGTGCCTTTGATCATCAGGCCGGTTGAAAATGTGAAGCTGCGGCGCGTTTTTAACTGA
- a CDS encoding phosphoribosyltransferase family protein yields the protein MTNSTISKKRQILSPLQTSQKIRRIAFEIYEHNFEETSIIIAGIAGEGYAFAKRLVAELTDISPLHVELVELRFDKHIHFQSPVVFDKDVQIENQVIVIADDVLNTGRTLAFALEPFLKVSMKKVQVAVVVDRSHHKFPIHADYVGYALSTTLTEHVEVVLSRAEEEGVYLK from the coding sequence ATGACCAACAGTACAATTTCAAAGAAACGCCAGATATTAAGTCCGCTTCAAACGAGCCAGAAGATCCGCAGGATCGCGTTTGAAATATATGAGCATAATTTTGAAGAAACGAGCATTATCATCGCCGGAATAGCCGGGGAAGGTTATGCTTTTGCAAAAAGGCTCGTTGCCGAGCTCACGGACATTTCCCCGCTGCATGTCGAGCTCGTTGAGCTGCGTTTTGACAAACACATTCATTTTCAGAGCCCTGTGGTTTTTGACAAGGATGTTCAGATCGAAAATCAGGTCATTGTTATTGCCGACGACGTGCTGAACACCGGACGGACATTGGCTTTTGCTTTGGAACCCTTCCTGAAAGTGAGTATGAAAAAAGTGCAGGTTGCCGTTGTCGTGGACAGGAGCCATCACAAATTCCCTATCCACGCAGACTACGTGGGTTATGCGCTGAGTACCACGCTTACTGAGCACGTGGAAGTGGTTTTAAGCCGTGCGGAGGAAGAAGGTGTTTATCTGAAATGA
- a CDS encoding glutamine amidotransferase-related protein, with product MAVKVGLLECDHVREELRHIARDYRDMFPALFSNVAPEWEFHFYDVCNGHFPVSVEECDIYICTGSKSSVYDQEDWITRLKNFVVDIYQSQKTFIGVCFGHQMLGEALGGKVEKSLVGWCVGVHRLQLIAREIWMQPFTDAFNLLMMCQDQVVQLPPDATLLAETPDCPHAMFRVGERMLGIQAHPEFSKKYDQALMELRVERIGEKKVELGIASLELPTQEIMFAHWIKNFSS from the coding sequence ATGGCGGTGAAAGTTGGCTTACTCGAATGCGATCACGTGCGGGAAGAGCTGCGGCACATAGCGCGCGATTACCGGGACATGTTTCCGGCCCTGTTTTCAAATGTGGCACCGGAGTGGGAATTTCATTTCTATGATGTCTGCAATGGTCACTTTCCTGTGTCCGTTGAGGAATGTGACATCTACATTTGCACCGGTTCCAAAAGTTCGGTTTATGATCAGGAAGATTGGATTACCCGGTTAAAAAACTTCGTGGTGGACATTTATCAGTCCCAAAAAACATTTATTGGTGTCTGTTTCGGGCATCAGATGTTGGGAGAGGCATTAGGCGGGAAAGTGGAAAAATCATTGGTTGGCTGGTGTGTGGGCGTGCATCGTTTACAGCTGATCGCCCGGGAAATCTGGATGCAGCCGTTTACAGATGCATTCAATTTGCTGATGATGTGCCAGGATCAGGTGGTGCAATTACCGCCTGATGCTACATTACTGGCCGAAACGCCCGACTGCCCGCATGCCATGTTCCGCGTGGGTGAGCGCATGTTGGGGATACAAGCGCATCCCGAGTTTTCTAAAAAATATGACCAGGCATTAATGGAGCTCCGGGTAGAGCGCATTGGCGAAAAAAAGGTTGAACTGGGCATCGCCAGTCTGGAATTGCCGACGCAGGAAATCATGTTTGCGCATTGGATAAAGAACTTCTCTTCTTAA